The Lipingzhangella halophila genome segment TGCGCAGCGAGGAGGCACCCGAAGGCGGCTACCCCGGCAAGGTGCAGGAGCTGGCCCGCGAGTACAAGACACTGCTCACCACCTACCTGCAGAAGCGGGGCGCCTGGCAGGTCCTGGACGGCCTGCAGCAGTTGGACGACCCGGGCGCGCTCGCGGACCGCGGCGGGTACTCCCCGTTCCTCAAGATCGAACAGAAGCTGCGGCTCCTGGAGTCCGATGACGTCGCCGAACGGCTGAACCTGCTCAGCGAGTGGACCCGGGAGTACCTGGCCGAGCTGGACGTCACCGAGACCATCGACAAGGACGTCCAGGACGGAGTCGAGAAGCAGCAGCGCGAGTTCCTGCTCCGCCGCCAGATGGAGGCGATCCGCAAGGAGCTCAACGAGCTCGACGGAAAGCCCGCCAGCGAGGAGGCGGACTACCGCGAGCGCGTCGAGGCCGCGGACCTTCCGGAGCACGTGCGCGAGGCCGCGCTGACCGAGGTGGAGAAGCTGGAGCGGGCCGGTGACTCCTCACCGGAGTCCGGCTGGATCCGCACCTGGCTCGACACCATCCTCGCCATGCCGTGGAACGAGCGCACCGAGGACGCCTACGACATCTCCGGCTCCCGGGCGGTCCTGGACGCCGACCACGCGGGGCTGGACGACGTCAAGGAGCGGATCGTCGAGTACCTGGCGGTGCGCAAGCGCCGCGAGGAACGCGGCCTCGGTGTCGTCGGCGGGCGCCGCAGCGGCGCCGTGCTCGCCCTCGTCGGCCCACCCGGCGTCGGCAAGACCTCGCTGGGCGAGTCGGTGGCCCGCTCCATGGGCCGCACCTTCGCCCGTGTCGCCCTGGGCGGGGTGCGTGACGAGGCGGAGATCCGGGGCCACCGCCGCACCTACGTGGGCGCCCTACCGGGGCGTGTCGTGCGGGCCATCAAGGAGTCCGGCTCGATGAACCCGGTCGTGCTGCTGGACGAGGTCGACAAGGTCGGCAGCGACTTCCGCGGCGACCCCACGGCGGCCCTGCTGGAGGTGCTCGACCCCGCGCAGAACCACACCTTCCGGGACCACTACCTGGAGGTCGACCTGGACCTCTCCGACGTGGTGTTCCTGGCCACCGCGAACGCGCTGGAGAACATCCCGGCCCCCCTGCTGGACCGCATGGAGCTGGTCCAGCTGGACGGCTACACCGAGGACGAGAAGGTCACCATCGCACGCGACCACCTGCTGCCGCGCCAGCTGGAACGGGCCGGCCTGGAGCCCGCCGAGGTGGAGTTCGCCGACGACGCGCTGCGCACCATCGCCGGCGAGTACACCCGCGAGGCGGGCGTGCGGGACCTGGAGCGCACGGTCGCCCGCGTGCTCCGCAAGATCGCGGCGGGTGTCGCGCTCGGCGAGGGGGAACTTCCGGCGCGGGTCGGCGCCGAGGACCTCCGCGGCCACATCGGCCGTCCCAAGCACACCCCGGAGTCGGCCGCGCGCACCGTGGTGCCGGGGGTCGCGACGGGCCTGGCGGTCACGGGGGCCGGCGGCGACGTCCTCTTCGTCGAGGCGTCCCTGTCCGACCCGGAGTCCGGCGCCGGAGGGCTGACCCTGACCGGCCAGCTCGGGGACGTCATGAAGGAGTCCGCCGAGATCGCGCTCTCGTACCTGCGCTCGCGCGGCGCGGAACTGGAGCTGCCGGTGGGCGACCTGAAGGACCGCGGGGTGCACCTGCACGTCCCCGCGGGCGCCACACCGAAGGACGGCCCCAGCGCCGGCATCACCATGACGGCCGCTCTGGCGTCGCTGCTCTCGGGGCGCCCTGTGCGCTCCGGCGTCGCGATGACCGGTGAGGTGTCCCTGACCGGCCGGGTGCTGCCCATCGGCGGGGTGAAGCAGAAGCTCCTCGCGGGCCTGCGTGCCGGGATCACGGATGTGATCATCCCGGCCCGCAACGAGCCCGACCTGGACGACGTGCCCGAGGACGTCCGGGAGCAGTTGAACATCCACCTGGTCAACGACGTTCGCGAGGTGCTGGAGCTGTCCCTGGAGTCCGCGGGCACCGTCGCGGACGCCCAGCCAGTGGCCGCCTGAGGAGGCCGCGGGAAGAAGACCATCCAGGAGCATGGGGCCGTCGGAATGGGGGAGCCGGCGGCCCCGTGCGTGTGTCAGGGGTCCTTGTAGATGGAGTGGTCACCGATGCGACGCCACACCAGGAGAGGGTCTCCAGCCTCGTCCTTCTGAATGTGGAATGTGGCCCGCCCGTCTGGTGAAGCGAAACTCCACGTCAACGAATAGACCTCGTGTCCGCCGAGCTTGTGGATCCGAAGGCGTGTCGGCCATGGCGGTGTGCCGGAGAATGCTCCAGCGGCGATGGCGGGAAGGAAATCCTTATGGACGGCAGCCAGGAACAACCGTTGATGCTCCTTGGGTAGCTGCCGGAGCTCCCGATCGAAGACTTTGAGGCTGGTGAACTTCACGGCTCCTCGCTCGTCTTCTCACCAGTCACTTCTTCCAAGTGGGAGAGAAACTCCTCGCCGGTCATAGGAGCGTTGATCTCTCCCGCGGCGAGTTCCTCATCCGCTTCCTGCTCGGCCTGCTGCTGTCCTTCCTCCCAGAACCACACATCGTTCGGGTGGACGGCCACCCTCGGCAGGAGGACGACCTCCCCCTCACGCACGACGAACTCCACCACCGCATCGGGCTTGTCCAAGCCGAGTTCCCGCCGTACCTCGGGAGGGACGACTAGCGTGCCGTCGGTTGCGGAGACACTGCCGAAACCCAGGTGCTTGTCCATGTCTCCACGGTAGCCGTGGCATTGTCTTTCGGTAAGTACGGACATTCGTCTGCGGCCTTCATCCCAGAGGTTTGCTTGGTCGGCGCGACTCTAGCCGGCCAGCACGCGGAGTGTCTGGCATTTACCGAATGTGGGCCCATTCCCAGAGCTGTTCGGGCGC includes the following:
- the lon gene encoding endopeptidase La; its protein translation is MTEAQSSVTLPVLPLDDDVVLPGMVVPVDISEAEVRSAVEAARASDEDATKPPGIRSTPAKANRPRVLIVPRVDGSYAGVGTVAVIDQVGRTSNGEPAAVLRGVARARVGSGTTGPGAALWVSAEVRSEEAPEGGYPGKVQELAREYKTLLTTYLQKRGAWQVLDGLQQLDDPGALADRGGYSPFLKIEQKLRLLESDDVAERLNLLSEWTREYLAELDVTETIDKDVQDGVEKQQREFLLRRQMEAIRKELNELDGKPASEEADYRERVEAADLPEHVREAALTEVEKLERAGDSSPESGWIRTWLDTILAMPWNERTEDAYDISGSRAVLDADHAGLDDVKERIVEYLAVRKRREERGLGVVGGRRSGAVLALVGPPGVGKTSLGESVARSMGRTFARVALGGVRDEAEIRGHRRTYVGALPGRVVRAIKESGSMNPVVLLDEVDKVGSDFRGDPTAALLEVLDPAQNHTFRDHYLEVDLDLSDVVFLATANALENIPAPLLDRMELVQLDGYTEDEKVTIARDHLLPRQLERAGLEPAEVEFADDALRTIAGEYTREAGVRDLERTVARVLRKIAAGVALGEGELPARVGAEDLRGHIGRPKHTPESAARTVVPGVATGLAVTGAGGDVLFVEASLSDPESGAGGLTLTGQLGDVMKESAEIALSYLRSRGAELELPVGDLKDRGVHLHVPAGATPKDGPSAGITMTAALASLLSGRPVRSGVAMTGEVSLTGRVLPIGGVKQKLLAGLRAGITDVIIPARNEPDLDDVPEDVREQLNIHLVNDVREVLELSLESAGTVADAQPVAA
- a CDS encoding AbrB/MazE/SpoVT family DNA-binding domain-containing protein; translation: MDKHLGFGSVSATDGTLVVPPEVRRELGLDKPDAVVEFVVREGEVVLLPRVAVHPNDVWFWEEGQQQAEQEADEELAAGEINAPMTGEEFLSHLEEVTGEKTSEEP